GCTGGCCAACTTCACCCTGCAGCTGGTGGAAAACAGCCACTGGCTGACCATGCTGTCCGTGAGTCAGGCCCACGTCGAGGCGGGCGTTGCGAAGGCAGAGGCGTTTCAGCCGATCGGCATCGTCGTCCGCTCGGCATGGAAGTGGGCTCATTACTCGCACATCTTCATCCTGGTCTCCTGGCTCTTCTCGCTCTTCCTCCTGCTCTTCCGTACGGCGACGGTCCCACGTGTGCTGCCGGCCCTGGGGATGTCGCTGAGCGTGCTCCACTTCATTGGCATCACGCTGCCGGTGTTTGCGGGCTATCGCATGCCTTACCCGATGCTGTTCGGAATGCCGCTGGGAGTCGGCATCCTCGCGACGGCCGTGTGGCTGATGGTCAGGGGGTTGCGCGAAGAGGACGAGACCGCTTCCGACTGAGCCACTCGGCTCATTGACGGCGAACCGGTCATTCCGGAGAATGGTTCGCCATGCGTGCTCTGCTGATGCGAGGGATTACCGGGCTGGCGCTGGGAAGCTGGTTGATCTCGGCCTGTCTTGGCCAGTTCGTTTGGCTTCACGTTGCCACCGAGCACCACGGGCATCATCACGGACATCGCCACGCTCAGGACCATCTTGGATTCATCCTCATGGGTCCCCATGCCGCCGACCATGGGGACCACGACCATCGGCTTGCGACGACTCGGGGCCCGGGCCTGCCGTCCCCGCGGCCCCAGGCCGCCACCCCGGTCCTTGCCATCCTTCCTGTCGAGTGGTCAGGCCCGGCGCCATGCCGGGCCGTTGAGCTCGTCCCAATCCCGCCGCCGCGCGGCAGCCCGCAGCGCCAGGCGATTCTGTTGATCTGATCGAGCCCGCCTTCAGCGTCCTGCGCTGGGGCCTTTCGGCTTTTCCCTTACCGAATGCTCGATCGGAGATCCCATGCTGCGTCTGCTCTTCGGCGCCATACTTCTCACCGTCGCGTCGCTCGCGGAAGCACAAGAGAGAGTCAGCGAACGCGAATACCTCCGCGTCCTTCAAGCGGACCATCCAGCTCTTACTGCCCTCGGTGAGCGTGTGGGAGTGGCGCGCGCGGAACGAAGCCGCGCCGGCCTGCTCGAAAACCCCACGGCGACGTTCGAACGAGAAGCGCCGGGCAACGCTGAACAGACGACCTGGGGCCTGACGTGGACTCCGCCCTTTGACGGCCGTCGCGGAGCGGCCGTCCGATCGGCCAATGCGGGACTGAAGGCGGCCGAAGCACAGCTCGTCTACGACCGGCTGGCACTTCGCTCGGAATTGCGTCAGGCATTCGCCGAATGGTCGCTTTCGTGGGAACGGACTCAGCTGCTCGAAAGGCACTTCGCACACGTTCGACGTCTGGCGGATCAAATGGCGTCGCGAGCAACTCAAGGCGAGGAGTCGCGGCTCGGAGCTCGAAGATTGGCGCTCGCCGCCCTCGAGGTCGAAGCGGAGGCAGCGCGAAGCGCTGCAGCGGCGAGTCGTGCTCGTGAGATGGCGGTGTCTCTGCACGGAGCGCTGAGGGACGGCGTCGTCCCGGAGAGACCGCCTCTCCCTGAAGTGACCGATTCCCTCGCCGCATCGAGTCGTCCGGATCTGCTCGCGAGGCGTCTCGAGGTCGAGCAGGCCGAATGGCAGCTCAGACACGGCAAGCGCTTCATCCAGTTTCCCGAGCTTGCCTTCGGCTGGCAGCAAATTCGTGACGACAACTTCGACGCCGAGGGACCACGCCTCGGCGTGAACTGGCCATTGCCGCTCTTCGATCGCCAACAGCCGGAACGGATCGAGGCCGCCGCACGCCTGGCGACGGCGCGCGGGCGGCTTCAGCTGGCGACGGTCCGGGCGGGTGCAGAGCTGGTTGCTTCGCGCACTGCGTATCTGCGGCTGCGCGAGACGGCGCTCCGGGGTGTCGCAACCGTGGTCGAGAGTGAGCGTGCCGTCGAGAGCGCCACGGCCACGTTCCGCCTGGGCGAGAGCCGTCTCACCGATCTCTTGGAGACGCTCCGGTCGATCCTTGCGGCCCGTCTCGCCGCAGTCGATCTCTATGCCTCGGCACTCGAAGCTCATCGCAAGCTCGAGCTCGCGGCGGGTCGGCCCTTGAGCATGGAGGAACGATGAAGCATGCCCTGATCTGGCCGCTCGTCCTTCTGCTCGCGTCGAGCATGAGCGCTTGCCAACCGAAGACGAAGACGCACGAGGAAGAACAGAACATTACGGTCACCGCCTGGGGTGAGACGTACGAGATATTCGCGGAAGCGGATCCACTCGTGGCAGGACGACTCTCCAAGTCTCATACCCACGTCACCATTCTCGACGGTTTTCCGCCCCTCAAGGAGGGCGTCGTCACCGCGATCCTCCGTGCTCCCTCGGGAGCCGAGGAAGTGTTCCGCCGGGAGGGGCCGCTTCGCGATGGGATCTTCTCGGTGGAGATCAAGCCGACGCAGGCGGGAGTCTTCGACCTGGCCTTCAAGGTAGAGAGCGCAGCCGGCACGGAAGTGATTCCATCCGGAAAGGTCCGCGTCGGCGAGGGCGACTCGCTCGGACTTCTGGTCGAGCCGCCCCGCTACGGGCCACCGGGAATGCCTTCGGCCGCCCCGCCGGCGGGCGATCCGATCAGCTTTCTCAAGGAGCAGCAGTGGCGGACCGCTTTCACGACGGATTGGGCGACCCAGGGAACGGTCCATCGCACCGCGCGTGGCCCGGCGCGATTGCGGCCTGCGGCCGGGGGAGAAGCCCTCCTGACGGCACCGTTGGATGGCGTCGTGGCGGTCGGAACACGTGCCTTCGTTGGAATGGACGTGGGGAGAGGCGCGACGGTCGTTCGACTCACCTCGCGCGTCGGGTCTGATCGGAGCATCGAAGCGATCCGTTCCGAGCTCGAGCTCGCCGAGGCCCGGCTCGGGCGGCTCGAGGAGCTGCTGAAGCTCGAAGCGGTGAGCCAGGCCGAAGTCGAGGAGGCGAGGGCGCGGGTTCGCACGCTGTCGGCTGAATCCCGCTCGATCGGTGGCAGTGGCCCGGCAGTCGCGGTGCGCTCACCACTCGCTGGCCGCGTCGCCGAAGTTCACGTGGTCCCGGGCCAGGCTGTGGAAGCAGGAACTCCGCTCGCCCGGGTCGTTCGTACGAAGCCTCTATGGGTCGAAGTGGCGATGCGTCCAGATGAGGCCGGACTGCTGGCCCAGGGCATCTCCGGCCTGACGTTGCGCCCGCCCGCTGGCCAACCGCCGCTCGTCTTTCGCGGCCGCGCAGTGCGGCTGGTCTCGCGCGCCCCGGAGATCAGTCGTTCGACTGGATCGATCACGGTGATCATCGAGATTCAGTCCGATGTTCCTCTCCGCCCCGGGGCCGCACTCGAAGCGGAGGTGCTCCTGCCGCAGGAGGCCACGGGAATCGTCGTTCCGTCCTCGGCAGTCATCGACGATGGCGGGGTACCAGTGGTCTACATCCAGGTCGAAGGCGAGAGCTTCGTCCGCCAGGAAGTCCGCATCGTAGGCACCCAAGGCGAGAGCGCCGTCGTCGAAGGTCTGCCTGAGGGCAGCCGCATCGTGACCCGCGGCGGAGCCGCCATTCGCCGCGCGGCGTTGCTGCGCAGCGGTCCACCCGAAGGCCACGTCCACTAGGAAGGGAGAGGCAAGTGCTCAATCGATTGATTCGCCTCGCCCTGCGGCACCGGACTCTGACGCTCGTCCTGGCAGGTGTGCTGCTTGTCTTCGGCTCGCTATGGGTCACACGAATGCCGGTCGACATCTTTCCGGACCTGACTGCTCCAACCGTAACCGTCATCACCGAAGGCTCGGGCATGGCGCCCGAGGAAATCGAGATCCTCGTCACGTTTCCGCTCGAGTCATCGCTCAACGGCGCACCCGGCGTGCGGCGGGTGCGCTCGGTTTCGGCCGCGGGCATCTCGGTCATCTGGGTGGAGTTCGCGTGGGGCGAGGACGTCTATCGCGCCCGCCAGGTCGTGGCCGAACGCGTGCAAGGTGTCGGCCTTCCGAGCCACGTCGAGTCGCCCGAGCTCGGTCCGATCAGCTCGATCATGGGCGAGATCACGTTCATCGCACTCACTTCGCACTCGCCAGCGATTACGCCGATGGAGCTGCGGCGAGTCGCGGAAACCACCGTCCGGCGCAGCCTCCTGGCGGTTCCGGGTATCTCGCAGGTCGTGCCGATCGGTGGTGATGTGCGTGAGTACCAGATCGAGCTGGACCCAGGGGCGCTGGCTCAGCGATCGGTCAGCGTCGACGAGCTGGCGGAGCGCCTCGGCGAAGTGACTCGGAACCCCGCGGCAGGATTCCACGTCGACCAGGGCCAGGAATACCTGGTTCGTGGACTTGGGCGCGCGCGCGGGATCCAGGATCTGTCCTCGGCGGTGATTCGAGTCGAAGGCGGCGTGCCCATCACGGTGGGCGATCTTGGCACCGTCGGCCTGGGGGCCGAGCCCAAGCGCGGCACGGCGGCCTATAAGACTCAGCCCGCAGTCATTCTGAGCGTCCAGAAACAACCTGGCGCGAACACACTCGCGCTGACCCGACAGATCGACCAGGCGCTGGCACGGCTTTCGCGCAGCCTGCCGCACGGCGTGTCCATCGAGAAGGAGAACTTCCGTCAGGCGGACTTCATCGAGGCGGCGGTCGAGAACGTCACCGCGGCACTCCGCGACGGGGCGATCCTCGTCCTGATCATCCTCTTCCTGTTCCTCGGCAACGCGCGAACGACGGCGATATCCGCACTGGCGATCCCGCTCTCGCTGGTCGCCGGGATCCTCACCATCTCCCTCTTCGGCGGCACCCTCAACACGATGTCCCTTGGAGGCCTCACGATCGCGATTGGCGCACTCGTGGATGACGCCATCATTGCGGTCGAGAACGTGTTTCGCAGGCTGCGAGGAGAGCGCGCCAAGCCAGAGAGCGAGCGTCGCTCGCCGCTCGAGGTCATCTACAGGGCCGCCTCCGAAGTGAGCAATCCGATCTTTTTCGCCACGGTCATCATCGTGCTGGTCTTTCTGCCACTCTTCATGCTGCCCGGCATCGAGGGGAGACTGCTGCAGCCGCTCGGATTCGCCTACATCGCGGCTCTCACGGCGTCGTTCCTCGTCTCTCTGACCGTGACGCCGGTGCTGTGCTACCTGCTGCTCCCGAACTCGAAGGCTCTCGAGCGCGATGAAGCCTGGCTGCTGCGGGTGCTCAAGACTCGCTACGCCAGGGACCTCGATGGGGTCATGCGGCGGCCGAGGACCATCTACATCTTTACCGGGCTGTTGCTGGTGGCGGCGCTCGCCACCATGCCGTTCCTTGGACGAAGCTTCATGCCGCCATTCAACGAAGGCTCTCTGACGATCGGCGTGGTCAGCGTCCCTGGGATCACCCTCGAGGAGAGCGATGGCCTTGGCCGTGAGGTGGAGCGCTCGCTGCTGACCTTTCCCGAAGTGATCTCGACCAGCCGTCGGACCGGCCGCGCCGAGAAGGACGAACACGTCCAAGGCGTCAACGCCTCGGAGATGGAGGTCGTACTCAAGCCCGGGCGGCCGAAGGAAGAGCTTCTCGCGGAGATGCGGCGGGCCGTGTCGACCATCCCCGGTGCGGAGGTGAGCTTCGGACAGCCGATCAGCCACCGCATCGATCACATGGTTTCAGGCAGCAAGTCGAACCTGGCGGTCAAGATCTTTGGACCGGACTTGGCCGTCTTGCGTGGGCTCGCCGGACGGGCGGAGCAGCTCCTGCGCGAAGTGCCGGGCATGGTCGATTTGAGCAACCAGGAGCAAGCCAGCGTCCCGCAGCTCTTGATTGACTTCGACCGCACGGCCATGGCGCGCTACGGGCTGAGCGCCGCATCGCTGTCACGCACCGTGGAAGCCCTCTTTCAGGGGACTGCCGTTGGCGAGATCGTGGAAGAAGGGATCGTCTCGCGGGTGGTCCTGCGCTTCCCCGGCGGACTCCGTTCCCAGCGGGAGCAGCTCGATGCCTTACCCGTCACGACTCCTTCTGGGCAGACGATTCGACTCGGAGAAGTTGCGCGTGTCCGATTCGATCTCGGCCCGAGCCTCGTGCGGCGCGAGAACGTGGAGCGCGTGGCCATGCTGACGGCCAACGTCTCAGGAGCTGATCTGGCCGGGACGGTCGAGGAAGCCCAACGCCGACTCGATCAGGGCCTCACGTTGCCACCCGGCTACCGAGTGACCTATGGCGGCCAGTTCGAGCAGGCGATCTCGAGCGTTCGCAATCTTGCTGCCCTTTCCGCACTGATCTTGCTCGCGATGTATGGGCTGCTTTACGTCGCATTCCGGAACCACCGCCACACCTTGATCGTGCTCGTCAATCTGCCCCTGGCGTTGATCGGCGGCGTCTTCGCCGTGGCCCTCGGCAGCGGAACGCTCAGCATCGCGGCGCTGGTTGGCTTCATCACGTTGTTCGGGATCGCGACTCGCAGTGGCGTACTGCTGGTCAGTCACTACCAGCACCTGCTCGCGGAGGGACTGCCGCTCGACGAGGCGGTCCGTCGGGGCTCGCTGGAGCGCCTGGCGCCGGTTCTCATGACCGCGCTCACCGCGGGCCTTGCGCTCATCCCGCTCGTGCTCGCGGGAGGGAAGCCGGGAAACGAGATTCAGAGTCCCATGGGGCAGGTCATCCTTGGCGGACTGCTCACCTCGACGTTCCTCAACATGGTGGTCGTTCCGGTGCTGTTCCGACGCTGGGGAGCACTTCGGGCAGCCGGCCACGATACCGCATGGGAGCGGTACGAGCGGTTCACGGATGACGGCGCCCCTACGCCGCACCCTTCGCGAGGGCGACCCTGCGCGGGATGATCGAACGTTCTCGCGCTCACCGCAGGCGCACGATCCGCCGCTGTGCGACCGGCCGTCCATCCACCAGGAGACGGGCGAAGTAGACTCCGGCGGGACTCACCCGCCCGTTACCGTCGGTCCCGTCCCACTCGAGCCGATAGCGTCCCGCATCGAGACTCCCCGCGCGCATCGACCCGACGGAGCGTCCTTCGACGTCGAGCACGCTGATCCGGACCTCCGCGGCCCGAGGGAGCCCCAGCGCGAACATGACCTTGCCGGCGGTTGGATTCGGGAACGGCGCCCCGAGTGCGAAGACGGTGGGGAGCCCTTCGTCGATGGGATCCTTCTCGACGGCGACGACACGGACCCCACCGAAACACCAGTACCCGAGGCAGCCAGAGTTGTTGAGGTCGACGGTCCGCCCGACGGCCGGCTGGCCCACGGTGCCGACCATCACGACGCCGCCTCCTGACGATCCCGTCACCGGCGTGGCACCGCCGGCGATGACGCTCCCGCGGAGAACCGTTTGCGCGAAGGCCGGCGAAGTTGCGAAGCACCACAGGGCTGCACCCAGGACAGCGGGGCTCCGCGCAATCCACGACGCGCCGGCGCTCACGGCTTCACCCCGGCATGCGCGTTGCGCCGCATGCGCGCCTGTTCGAGCAGCTGCGCTTCGACCAGCGCGCGCTGCGCGCGCTCGGCATCCGCGGCGGCCCGGGTGGCGCGCAATTCCAGCTCGCGGAGGTCCACCGACACTCCCGTGCTCTGGATTCCCGCGCCGTCCGGCGATGCAGCCACCGGCGTAGCGCGGCTGAAGGACGCTGCATCCGCACCGCTGACCAGCGCGGTCACGGTGCCGTAGCTCGTCGGGAAGTACGTCGCGGTGATCGTGGGGTTCACCATCTGGTTCGTGCCGCCGCCCACCGATTGGCCCTTGCTCTCGAAGTTGAAGGTGTAGTTGCCGGCGGCAAGGAACCAGGTCCGGTGCAGCGACACCACCTCGCTCAACGTGGGGAGCGCCGGCACGGCGCTGTAGGCGGTGATTCCGGAGCGCACGGCGTAGTTGGGATCGACGTCCGAGGGAGCGCCCATCGAGATCCAGCAGTCCGCCCAGTTCTGGCTGTTGTTCGTGCCGCCGTACACATGGGAGCCTGTGGCCTCCACGACCACGTAACCGTCGGCCGGGATGGTGATCGTCGTGGAGACATTCACGTTGAACAATCCCCCCAGGATGGTGCGAGTGCCGACGAAGCGGTCTTGGGAGATCCCTGGCTCGTCACGGATCTCGGCGGCCGCGATCGCGTTGAACGGGAGCTGCACCGCGCCGTTGTCCGCTTGCATCATGTCGAACACGACGCTGCGCACCGATCCCAGGATTCCTACTTTCGGCTCCTGGCTTCCGCTGTTGCCGTCCACGAAGAAGCCGTCTTGCGTGTGGCTTCGCGTGACGGAGAAGAAGC
The genomic region above belongs to Candidatus Eisenbacteria bacterium and contains:
- a CDS encoding efflux RND transporter periplasmic adaptor subunit; the encoded protein is MKHALIWPLVLLLASSMSACQPKTKTHEEEQNITVTAWGETYEIFAEADPLVAGRLSKSHTHVTILDGFPPLKEGVVTAILRAPSGAEEVFRREGPLRDGIFSVEIKPTQAGVFDLAFKVESAAGTEVIPSGKVRVGEGDSLGLLVEPPRYGPPGMPSAAPPAGDPISFLKEQQWRTAFTTDWATQGTVHRTARGPARLRPAAGGEALLTAPLDGVVAVGTRAFVGMDVGRGATVVRLTSRVGSDRSIEAIRSELELAEARLGRLEELLKLEAVSQAEVEEARARVRTLSAESRSIGGSGPAVAVRSPLAGRVAEVHVVPGQAVEAGTPLARVVRTKPLWVEVAMRPDEAGLLAQGISGLTLRPPAGQPPLVFRGRAVRLVSRAPEISRSTGSITVIIEIQSDVPLRPGAALEAEVLLPQEATGIVVPSSAVIDDGGVPVVYIQVEGESFVRQEVRIVGTQGESAVVEGLPEGSRIVTRGGAAIRRAALLRSGPPEGHVH
- a CDS encoding DUF4386 domain-containing protein, producing MKASRRVGRIVGFLLFVLLPTGLIVPYVMLRPLTGPPAAFLDVAAGMSTVVRLCVLQLFVGAALSVGISVALFTLLRVRSRALALWVMALALANFTLQLVENSHWLTMLSVSQAHVEAGVAKAEAFQPIGIVVRSAWKWAHYSHIFILVSWLFSLFLLLFRTATVPRVLPALGMSLSVLHFIGITLPVFAGYRMPYPMLFGMPLGVGILATAVWLMVRGLREEDETASD
- a CDS encoding efflux RND transporter permease subunit, which encodes MLNRLIRLALRHRTLTLVLAGVLLVFGSLWVTRMPVDIFPDLTAPTVTVITEGSGMAPEEIEILVTFPLESSLNGAPGVRRVRSVSAAGISVIWVEFAWGEDVYRARQVVAERVQGVGLPSHVESPELGPISSIMGEITFIALTSHSPAITPMELRRVAETTVRRSLLAVPGISQVVPIGGDVREYQIELDPGALAQRSVSVDELAERLGEVTRNPAAGFHVDQGQEYLVRGLGRARGIQDLSSAVIRVEGGVPITVGDLGTVGLGAEPKRGTAAYKTQPAVILSVQKQPGANTLALTRQIDQALARLSRSLPHGVSIEKENFRQADFIEAAVENVTAALRDGAILVLIILFLFLGNARTTAISALAIPLSLVAGILTISLFGGTLNTMSLGGLTIAIGALVDDAIIAVENVFRRLRGERAKPESERRSPLEVIYRAASEVSNPIFFATVIIVLVFLPLFMLPGIEGRLLQPLGFAYIAALTASFLVSLTVTPVLCYLLLPNSKALERDEAWLLRVLKTRYARDLDGVMRRPRTIYIFTGLLLVAALATMPFLGRSFMPPFNEGSLTIGVVSVPGITLEESDGLGREVERSLLTFPEVISTSRRTGRAEKDEHVQGVNASEMEVVLKPGRPKEELLAEMRRAVSTIPGAEVSFGQPISHRIDHMVSGSKSNLAVKIFGPDLAVLRGLAGRAEQLLREVPGMVDLSNQEQASVPQLLIDFDRTAMARYGLSAASLSRTVEALFQGTAVGEIVEEGIVSRVVLRFPGGLRSQREQLDALPVTTPSGQTIRLGEVARVRFDLGPSLVRRENVERVAMLTANVSGADLAGTVEEAQRRLDQGLTLPPGYRVTYGGQFEQAISSVRNLAALSALILLAMYGLLYVAFRNHRHTLIVLVNLPLALIGGVFAVALGSGTLSIAALVGFITLFGIATRSGVLLVSHYQHLLAEGLPLDEAVRRGSLERLAPVLMTALTAGLALIPLVLAGGKPGNEIQSPMGQVILGGLLTSTFLNMVVVPVLFRRWGALRAAGHDTAWERYERFTDDGAPTPHPSRGRPCAG
- a CDS encoding FlgD immunoglobulin-like domain containing protein — encoded protein: MVGTVGQPAVGRTVDLNNSGCLGYWCFGGVRVVAVEKDPIDEGLPTVFALGAPFPNPTAGKVMFALGLPRAAEVRISVLDVEGRSVGSMRAGSLDAGRYRLEWDGTDGNGRVSPAGVYFARLLVDGRPVAQRRIVRLR
- a CDS encoding TolC family protein; this encodes MAVSLHGALRDGVVPERPPLPEVTDSLAASSRPDLLARRLEVEQAEWQLRHGKRFIQFPELAFGWQQIRDDNFDAEGPRLGVNWPLPLFDRQQPERIEAAARLATARGRLQLATVRAGAELVASRTAYLRLRETALRGVATVVESERAVESATATFRLGESRLTDLLETLRSILAARLAAVDLYASALEAHRKLELAAGRPLSMEER